A stretch of DNA from Roseovarius faecimaris:
AAGTGTCGCAGCACCTTGGTGAGAACACCGTTCGCTGCATCGCGATGGACGCCACCGAAGGCCTCGTGCGCGGTCAGGAAGTTGTCGACACGGACGGCCCGATCAGCGTGCCGGTGGGTGACGCGACCCTGGGTCGTATCCTCAACGTGGTGGGTGAGCCCGTGGACGAAGGCGCGCCGATCAAAGCCAAGGAAACCCGCGCGATTCACCAGCCTGCACCGACCTTTGACGAGCAGGCCACGGAATCCGAAGTTCTGGTGACCGGCATCAAGGTGGTGGACCTTCTGGCGCCTTACGCCAAGGGTGGTAAGATCGGCCTCTTCGGCGGTGCCGGTGTGGGCAAGACCGTTCTGATCATGGAACTGATCAACAACATCGCCAAGGTGCACTCGGGCTTCTCGGTCTTCGCCGGTGTGGGCGAACGGACCCGTGAAGGCAACGACCTTTACCACGAGATGATCGAATCCGGCGTTATCAAACCCGATAACCTGGAAGAGAGCCAAGTGGCCCTGGTTTACGGCCAGATGAACGAACCTCCGGGGGCGCGTGCCCGTGTGGCGCTGACCGGCCTGACCCTGGCCGAGCAGTTCCGCGACCAGTCCGGGACCGACGTTCTGTTCTTCGTGGACAACATCTTCCGCTTCACCCAGGCCGGGTCCGAAGTGTCGGCCCTGCTGGGCCGTATTCCTTCGGCTGTGGGCTATCAGCCGACGCTGGCCACCGACATGGGTGCGATGCAGGAGCGGATCACCTCCACGAAAGCTGGCTCGATCACCTCGATCCAGGCCGTGTACGTGCCTGCGGACGACCTGACCGACCCGGCGCCTGCCACGACCTTTGCCCACCTCGACGCCACGACCGTTCTGTCGCGCGCGATCTCGGAGCTGGGGATTTACCCGGCTGTGGACCCGCTCGACTCGACCTCGCGTCTGATGGACCCGTCCATCGTGGGTGAAGAGCATTACCAGGTGGCCCGTGACGTGCAGGGGATCCTGCAGCGCTACAAGTCGCTTCAGGACATCATCGCCATCCTCGGCATGGACGAACTGAGCGAAGAGGACAAGCTGACCGTGGCGCGCGCCCGGAAGATCCAGCGTTTCCTTTCGCAGCCCTTCGACGTGGCCAAGGTGTTCACCGGTTCGGACGGTGTGCAGGTGCCGCTGGAAGACACGATCAGCTCGTTCAAGGCGGTTGTGGCCGGTGAATACGACCACCTGCCCGAAGGCGCCTTCTACATGGTCGGCGGCATCGACGAAGTGATCGCCAAAGCCGAGAAGATGGCGGCCGAAGCTGCGTAATCGTTCGGTGCGTGAAATCACGCACCCTACGGGAATTGAGCAAGGTGTAGGGTGCGTGTTTACACGCACCTCACATCGCAAAAGGAGGCCAATATGGCTGATACAGTCCAATTCGATCTGGTAAGCCCCGAGCGGCTGCTGGCCTCGGTGGAAGCCAGGGACGTGCAGATCCCGGGGGCCGAGGGCGACCTTACGGCGCTGCCCGATCACGCCCCGCTGATCACCACGCTGCGCCCCGGCGTTCTGAAAGTGACGTCCGACAAGGGCACCGAAGAATATGTCGTCACCGGCGGTTTCGCCGAGATCAACCCGACGAGCATTTCGGTGCTGGCCGAACAGGCCGTTCCGCGTGGCGACATCACCCAGGAGCAGTTCAAGGCGATGGTCGATGCGGCCACCGACGCCCTGGCCAAGGCACAGGAAACCTATGTCAACGAGCCGGGCCCGGTGGATGAGGCGGCCAAGCTTCTGTCCGATATGGTCGCCATGGGCGATGAGATCGGCCTGAGCGCCAACTGATCCGGATGAGACGACTTTTTTGAAAAAGGCCCGCCGTTTTGGTGGGCCTTTATCGTTTGAGCGCAAGGACATATAGCGCAGTCAAAGCTTTATTTCTTCGCATTTTCGCCTAAAACGCGTATTAGAGCGGCCTGGGGCCCGGAACGAATAGACCGACGATGATCAAACTGACCAACGTAACGATCGGCATTGACCAGGGCGATGACGTGCTGTTCTCGGACTATGAGGACGGCGGTGAGATGTGGACCGGCGGCGGCTCGCGCCAGAGGGTCAGGAAGGTCACCTTCAGCGAGCGCTTCAAATCTCCGCCCGCGGTGCATGTGTCGCTGTCGATGTGGGACATGGACAGTGCCACCAATGCGCGTGCCGATGTGACCGCTCAGAAGATCACCGAGAAAGGGTTCGAGATCATCTTCTACACCTGGGCCGATACCCGCGTGGCCCGGGCGCGGGTGCGCTGGATGGCGATCGGAGAGGTCAAGAGCGAGGACGACTGGGAGCTCTATTGACCGGGCAGGGATGGTGCGTGTGAACACGCACCCTACGGGCCGCGAGACGCGCCATCAAATCTTGGCAAAGATACCTTCGTAGATCGGCTCCAGCGTCTCGTTGTCGAAAAGCGAGGACACGGATGTGCCGTTCCAGATGTTCAGGATCGCCTGAGCGAACACGGGTGCGGTGGGCAGGATGCGGATATTGGGCGCGCCCTTCACGGCCTCGGTGGGCTGGATCGTGTCGGTGATCACCAGGTTCTTCATCACCGATTTGGTCACACGCTCGACCGCCGGGCCGGACATCACACCGTGGGTGATATAGGAATGCACTTCCGACGCGCCGTTTTCCATCAGCACCTCGGCGGCCTTGCAGAGCGTGCCGGCCGTGTCGACCATGTCATCCACGATAAAGCATTTCTTGCCCTTCACATCGCCGATCACGGTCATTTCGGCCACCTCGCCAGGTTTCTCACGGCGCTTGTCTACGATGGAGAGCGGGGCGTTGATCCGCTTGGCCAGTTCCCGCGCGCGGGCCACGCCGCCCACATCGGGAGAGACGACCATGATATCGGCCATGTCATCCTTGAACCGTGACATGATATCCAGCGCGAAGACCGGCGAGGCATAGAGGTTGTCCACCGGAATGTCGAAGAAGCCCTGGATCTGAGCGGCGTGCAGGTCCATCGTCAGCACCCGTTCGATGCCCGTGCCGACCAGCATGTTCGCCACCAGCTTGGCCGAGATCGGCGTGCGCGCCTTCGACCGGCGATCCTGCCGCGCATAGCCGAAATAGGGGATCACCGCCGTGACCCGCTGGGCCGAGGAGCGGCGCAGCGCATCGGCCATGATCAGAAGCTCCATCAGGTTGTCATTGGCCGGGTTCGAGGTGGGCTGAATGATGAACATATCCTCGCCGCGCACATTCTCGTAGACCTCGACGAAGATCTCGGCATCGTTGAACCGCTCGATCCGCGCGTCCACCAGCCCCACATTCACCCCGCGGTGCATCGACATGCGCTTGGCAATCGCCTTGGCCAGCGGCAGGTTGGCATTGCCGGAGATAAGCTTGGGTTCGGGGGTGGTCGGCATGGGGCAGCTCCGATGCGGTATGACAGAATCGTGACGTTGACACCGCTTAACATGGGCGTAGCGTGGGGCAAAGCTATGCCAAGGGAGGAGGCGCAAGAATGGCCCATATCGACTATTATTTTTCGACCCTGTCGCCTTTTACCTACATGGCGGGCACCCGCATGGAGGAGGTGGCCGCGAAGCACGGCGCCAGCGTGACCTACAAGCCTCTGGATATCATGGCGCTTTTTGCCCGCACAGGCGGCACGCCGCTGAAGGACAGGCACCCGGCGCGGCAGGCGTATCGCGCGCAGGAGATGCCGCGCGAGGCGAAAAAGCTGGGGCTGCCGCTGACCCTGAAGCCTGCGCATTTTCCCACGAATGCGGCACCGTCGTCTTATGCGATTATCGCCGCGCAGAGCGCGGGCGGGGGCGATCTGGGCCAGCTTGCGCATGCCTTCCTGCGGGCGCTCTGGGTCGAGGAAAAGGACATCGCGCAGGATGATGTGGTGCGCGCCTGCCTCACGGCGGCCGGGTTTGACCCCGCGCTGGCCGATAGCGGTCTGTTGAGCGGGGCCGAGACCTATGTCCAGAACCTTGAGGACGCGGTGCGGGCCAATGTCTTTGGCTCTCCCTTCTATGTGGTGGACACCGGGCAGGCCTTTTGGGGGCAGGACCGGATCGCCGATCTCGACAGGCATCTGGCGGGCGATCTCTGAGCCATGCCCAAGGG
This window harbors:
- the atpD gene encoding F0F1 ATP synthase subunit beta, which encodes MANAKGKVTQVIGAVVDVQFDDHLPEILNALNTDNNGKKLVLEVSQHLGENTVRCIAMDATEGLVRGQEVVDTDGPISVPVGDATLGRILNVVGEPVDEGAPIKAKETRAIHQPAPTFDEQATESEVLVTGIKVVDLLAPYAKGGKIGLFGGAGVGKTVLIMELINNIAKVHSGFSVFAGVGERTREGNDLYHEMIESGVIKPDNLEESQVALVYGQMNEPPGARARVALTGLTLAEQFRDQSGTDVLFFVDNIFRFTQAGSEVSALLGRIPSAVGYQPTLATDMGAMQERITSTKAGSITSIQAVYVPADDLTDPAPATTFAHLDATTVLSRAISELGIYPAVDPLDSTSRLMDPSIVGEEHYQVARDVQGILQRYKSLQDIIAILGMDELSEEDKLTVARARKIQRFLSQPFDVAKVFTGSDGVQVPLEDTISSFKAVVAGEYDHLPEGAFYMVGGIDEVIAKAEKMAAEAA
- a CDS encoding F0F1 ATP synthase subunit epsilon produces the protein MADTVQFDLVSPERLLASVEARDVQIPGAEGDLTALPDHAPLITTLRPGVLKVTSDKGTEEYVVTGGFAEINPTSISVLAEQAVPRGDITQEQFKAMVDAATDALAKAQETYVNEPGPVDEAAKLLSDMVAMGDEIGLSAN
- a CDS encoding H-type lectin domain-containing protein produces the protein MIKLTNVTIGIDQGDDVLFSDYEDGGEMWTGGGSRQRVRKVTFSERFKSPPAVHVSLSMWDMDSATNARADVTAQKITEKGFEIIFYTWADTRVARARVRWMAIGEVKSEDDWELY
- a CDS encoding 2-hydroxychromene-2-carboxylate isomerase, whose translation is MAHIDYYFSTLSPFTYMAGTRMEEVAAKHGASVTYKPLDIMALFARTGGTPLKDRHPARQAYRAQEMPREAKKLGLPLTLKPAHFPTNAAPSSYAIIAAQSAGGGDLGQLAHAFLRALWVEEKDIAQDDVVRACLTAAGFDPALADSGLLSGAETYVQNLEDAVRANVFGSPFYVVDTGQAFWGQDRIADLDRHLAGDL
- a CDS encoding ribose-phosphate pyrophosphokinase, whose translation is MPTTPEPKLISGNANLPLAKAIAKRMSMHRGVNVGLVDARIERFNDAEIFVEVYENVRGEDMFIIQPTSNPANDNLMELLIMADALRRSSAQRVTAVIPYFGYARQDRRSKARTPISAKLVANMLVGTGIERVLTMDLHAAQIQGFFDIPVDNLYASPVFALDIMSRFKDDMADIMVVSPDVGGVARARELAKRINAPLSIVDKRREKPGEVAEMTVIGDVKGKKCFIVDDMVDTAGTLCKAAEVLMENGASEVHSYITHGVMSGPAVERVTKSVMKNLVITDTIQPTEAVKGAPNIRILPTAPVFAQAILNIWNGTSVSSLFDNETLEPIYEGIFAKI